One region of Ptychodera flava strain L36383 chromosome 3 unlocalized genomic scaffold, AS_Pfla_20210202 Scaffold_27__1_contigs__length_13241970_pilon, whole genome shotgun sequence genomic DNA includes:
- the LOC139126393 gene encoding mRNA (2'-O-methyladenosine-N(6)-)-methyltransferase-like produces MATPILSPRLLEEGWRKCYSVKAERPYYFNVKTNTSVWTMPTVSDQDERFADVPGRKSPNLPEPTQEVPMPDQTQSSQSSVAALVPQPSKPGTTSQAEPSFSDMPNDLDRQVARRMAKYVYAKLILDEVNAIINQNCEGCREDDPSQKDHECLYYGDAPACLYEAIIKYFTDAAK; encoded by the exons ATGGCTACTCCGATACTATCACCAAGACTACTGGAAGAGGGATGGCGCAAGTGTTATTCAGTGAAGGCTGAACGTCCGTATTACTTTAATGTAAAGACCAACACCAGCGTCTGGACAATGCCAACAGTCTCTGACCAAGATGAGAGGTTTGCTGATGTTCCTGGAAGGAAGAGCCCCAACTTGCCAGAGCCTACTCAGGAAGTGCCCATGCCTGATCAGACTCAGTCCAGTCAGTCATCAGTTGCTGCTTTGGTCCCTCAACCTTCCAAGCCTGGCACAACTAGTCAAGCAG AGCCTTCCTTCAGCGATATGCCAAATGACTTGGACAGGCAAGTGGCAAGGAGaatggcaaaatatgtctacgCCAAGCTCATTCTGGACGAAGTCAATGCCATCATCAATCAAAACTGTGAGGGTTGCAGGGAAGATGACCCATCACAGAAAGATCATGAGTGCCTGTACTATGGCGATGCCCCTGCATGTCTATATGAAGCGATAATCAAATACTTTACAGATGCTGCCAAATGA